From the Anaerolineales bacterium genome, one window contains:
- the recR gene encoding recombination mediator RecR, with protein MLLPEPIQRVIAAFERLPGVGPKTASRLAFHLLRGQSGMTEELAAALAGLHSGTGSCGRCFNITAAGQELCPVCASSERDGGQVCVVEEPLDVVALERTGGYHGVYHVLGGALSPIEGVGPDDLRIAELIARVQAGGVQEVIVATNPSMEGDATAMYLQQQLAPSGARLTRLARGLPMGGDLEYADQGTLLRALAGRQELS; from the coding sequence CTGCTGCTGCCGGAACCGATCCAGCGCGTGATTGCCGCCTTCGAGCGCTTGCCTGGCGTGGGGCCAAAGACCGCCTCGCGCCTGGCCTTTCACCTGTTGCGCGGGCAGAGCGGCATGACCGAGGAACTGGCCGCCGCGCTGGCCGGCCTGCACAGCGGCACGGGCAGCTGCGGCCGCTGCTTCAACATCACCGCCGCCGGGCAGGAACTCTGCCCGGTATGCGCCAGCAGCGAGCGGGACGGGGGCCAGGTGTGCGTGGTAGAAGAGCCGCTGGATGTGGTGGCCTTGGAGCGCACTGGCGGCTATCACGGCGTCTATCACGTGTTGGGTGGGGCGCTCTCGCCCATCGAGGGCGTGGGGCCGGACGACCTGCGCATCGCCGAGCTGATCGCCCGCGTGCAGGCCGGCGGCGTGCAGGAGGTCATCGTGGCCACCAACCCCAGCATGGAGGGCGATGCCACCGCCATGTACCTGCAGCAGCAGCTGGCGCCCTCAGGCGCCCGGCTGACCCGCCTGGCGCGCGGACTGCCCATGGGCGGCGATCTGGAATATGCCGACCAGGGCACTTTGCTGCGCGCCCTGGCTGGACGGCAGGAATTGTCTTAA